TCTGAGCGGTTAAACATTGAATATACCCCTTTGATCCTCAAAAGCATAATACAGCTTAATCGAAAAGACCATTTCATGCTTTCCAAATTTACCTGcgaataaaagtataattttactaatataccctaaataatatatttattatcttttagattagattttaattctttaaatataatagagAATAACAAATGCTCCAATATCATCATTacattattaacaattacataacgtataatattgtattatataaattatactatCGTAGGTAaacacattatattatataaatagattttaattaattggaaAGAACATGAAATTATTGCTGCATTACAATCAGTAGTGTAATAACAAGGGTGACAGGAAGGAGAAAGCGGTTTACAATCCTTCGAGGAAATTcttcattacaataaaaaatttagaactaaagatttatttataatgaaaaacaaAAGGCCATAAATTATCTTAACTGTTCagacaaaagataaaaaattaaaggactATCTTTTTATTTGAGGTGATTTTTGTGAATCAAGTATAActcttatagtttttttttttaagtaattcgTTATCGTTACTCGTTACCAAATCAAAAAAGTAACTAGTTACCGTTAGTTACTGATGATACATAAAATGTAATGATTCATTAGTTTTTacaatactaataaaaacaataaaattttttaagcgcgttagattataaaaaatttaaagattttaaaatacttaaaatgcaaataaaaatttttgatttacattacaattttaaatttatttgtactcTTTTTTGTACTCtcaattttacgtttaaaaattttaatatgataattCTAAACctacaattattttacaaataaaactaaaagaatATAGGATTTTCTCGATAAGCTcaaataaaattgatcaaatataaactcacaaataaattttttttgatatttattattaatttttatcaaaagctGATACCATTGTGTTATCTTGTAAATGATCTCTtgaatgtgataaaaaaaaattacctatACTAAAGAGTTTTTCGACTAATGCATTATTTGTAACaccatattaaatttaataaatgctttttttaaatgttgaacAATACTGTAATAGTTCGATATATCAAATCTCTTTGACCTTAGAAAGTTCAGTTTTTTTCCAGATTCTAGAGTTAATGTTTGTCGATGACAAGTAAAAAAAgtcatcatttttatttgagtTTACAGAATTTTTGTAGTTTGTTTTTGTGTTATTATAATACAGTTATGTAATTGGTTTTTAATGTCTCAAAACTAATCTTAAGACGATTTTAAATATGAGAACAGGCTATGACTGATACATGTTATCAAATCTTATTCAAAATTGTCTTTAGTGTTTTAAGGTACTAATACGGTTCTAATTAATTGATGacattttaagataatatttgaGACTATCTTAAATATGATTGACTATAAATATTGGTTAGAGAATCTATTGAAagacaaaaattgaatatatgaaaattatgtcataaatagtttaaaatataaaaagtaacgataaaagtatacaagtaacgcgttacttatCCTGGTTGGGCGCTGACTTTCCTCACTATTAGCTACTGATAGCAATAGTACACACAAATGAATAATGCTTGTATCGCAATAATGTTATCGTAATaacataatctttttttaataacaaatcaaagtaatttaaaaagtaacttttgaCGTACATGTTGCACTTTGATACCTATTGTCTCCAAGTATTGCACCagtttataaattgaattttttacatcCGCTGTCATAGAAGGTGGCATCGGGCCATAATTATCCATGTAGAAAAATCTCATGTCCTTTAGACATACCTATGCGAataagcataataaaacatctatcttttattaattagtttttttgcatataatagtactttattacatttaattaacattgttTTGAGAAACCGACAGAAGcataatatatttcacaaattcTGACCTTTCTGTTAAAAGTAATCTTGGCTTCATCCGATTGTGACATCACCGATAATAAGAGAGGCAGGTCTGTGGCATATCGAACCATTGAACCAATCGCAAAAAATAAAGGCCAATTTTTATCACTTGAACCAGGTTTATGACCTTCTACCGATATCcaagctaaaattattttaaaattatccgtATTAATTTATGCTGTTTTTTATAAACaagtatacaaaatttaaattttcattaattaatctttctttttttctgttcttATGAATTTCCTTTATTGATTGTTTTTATCAATCATTTGTTGAAAACTTACTTGGTGTGGGTTTATGGCCAAAAACGCCGCAAAACAGTGCTGGAAGCCTGGCCGATCCACCGATGTCTGAAACCAAGCTGAGAATCGAAGCACCAGAGCCGACAAGAGCAGCCTGAttaaatacaagaaaatatttattataaaattccattacatttaagaattttttatttttacagactTGTGAAGAAATTCGTACGGCCACACACTCTATATTCTAgaagaagaaaatttacaaaCCTCACCACCGGAGGAACCACCGGGGGACTTTCGTGTGTCGTAAGGATTCCTGGTGGTGCCGGTCACTTTGTTAAATGTGTGCCACCACATGCACAATTCTGGAGTATTACTGACAAGAAGAGGAATTCCACCGGCTTTGCGGATCCTCGCCACAACGTCGGCATCTTTTGTCGCTTTCGAGGGATCGTCTTTCACTCCCACAGTATAACTCATTCCTAAAAAGTAATGTTTATTTAGATTacgtgttatatatatatatatatatatatatatatatatatatatatatatatatatatatactttaaaccacgtattaaattatacaactATCGAATCCAGATGATACATTCGAGGGGATAACCACTTCATGTAATCGTGGGACAGTGTCCctgaaatcattataaaatttttacgaaatcttcatgtaattattttgcaatcagATGTAGTCATAAAATCAGAAATCATAATGAAatcattagaaattataatgaaatcatATGTAATCAGCAGAAATCATTTTGGATTTTTGTGTAATCAATGGAAATTACGTGTAAtcatcatgaaaattattatgaaatcagTACGAGCTTTTAGCTCTTGTAGTTAATCTTTGTTGTTTCTAAGAAGAAaggtcattaaaaatttttatgatggtttttttaaaaagatttttttaccaACCGTTATGAACTCCAATACAATCTTAAAGTCAGCAATTGAGTGCATATCTATTTTCTGTATGGTTATGCCTCAATTTAAGTTTACTTGAGAGAAGTTAACAATCAGTAATAATGGTtctaatcaaataaaatcatttttaatcacaaCAAATCTGATAATTACATATGCAATCACGAAAAATCATTTATGTAACCAGATAAAATCATTTGCAATCAGATGAAATCACTATGAAATCCTTACGAAATCATTTGTAATAAGatgaaatcatatgaaatcattatgaaatccTTACGAAATCCTCGtgtaatcattttgcaattagaTGTAATCATAAAATCAGATGTAATCACcagaaatcataataaaatcatatgaaatcaccaaaattcatataaaatcatgtaatcCTGGGACAACATTTTAACTAATGGTTACTCCCTTGGATACATTTTTATCATGCATTTGCAGAAATTATAACGATGTCTCTGACGATGAGATGATTTTCTTGGACTCagattcaaaaatctttaccgttttgcataatatttaattttattggaatATGCCAATATGCTACTTTACATGTGCATAGTAATTAGTATATATCTGAAATGGTAAGTGACTTCTAACGATGTCTAACGCAACAACATATTACTTCTGAGAAAAATTCTTAGCGAGTTCTAAGAAAAACTCTTCTGTCATGAGTTTACCGACGGgagaacaattttgttaaattgtgCAAATGATCACAACGTAGTAGTATGTGCAAATGATGAGTTGCTAAAAGTGGTtttaaacaaagaagaaaaaggaaaagaggcattattaacatacaaaaagAGCTAGCAACCTTGACCTTTCGCGCAACCGAGGAAAATTGCGCGAGTGACAGCAATTTGATAATTTGATGCTAACAAGAGAAATAAAATCAACACGAGAAAATTAAACATGGGACAAactgatatttaaaaaacggcttgtttgatgtaaatttatttaatttacaaatgtattttaaacgagataaatattaattcaaacttaaatttatatttttaaaaaatatagtactatttatcttttaataacatGCAATTCTATTGAACATTTAGGAATTGGCGCGGATCATTAACGTAAGCGtggattaataattttgttcacaAATATCAAGCGTGAAAACCACGAGAACGATCCTGTTCCACTTTCCTATGAAATTTCGTCAACGCAACGTAACGAAGAATGAAAATATGTGACTCACCTTGAACTGCTATGCTTTCCTTAATCGTGACAGGGAGTCCGAGCAGCGGTTTCTCGCTCGCGATTTTCTCCTCGTCTATAATTGTCGattgcaaaaaattatcaatttcacGTGCCTCTTGAATTGCCACATCAAAACGATCTTCTACGATAGCGTTAATCAACGGATTCACCTCCTTGCATCGCTTCACATACGCGGTAATCACTTCCTCGGAACTGATCTATCAAAATTAACGAATATTACAGAGAATGATTTGATTTGATTCGATTTTGTAAGATAATTTTCCAGTATATTTCTAGTATTTTTCAGTATATTTCGACATGTAAGATAACTTGCATTGATTATTCGTAACATTGGCATTAATGTTGTCTTATAAAAATAGTAAGACTAAGACCTTGGACGTCTCATCAACAGAGTGATATAGACTTACTTCTTTTTTGCGGATTTTCTGCGCGATTTCCGTCGCTGACAGCAGCAAGATTCGATCCACGATTGGCGGGCATCGTCGTCTCTTCTTCAAACTTTGCAGCTTGTAAAACGGGCCGAGTAAACAGCGGAGAAGAAACAAGGcgtactttattattatctctaCCAACATCGCTCGAGCCTTCTGTAGAAAACGATATGAGTGTTCTGTCAATTTCTTGTTAGCATATCgttaaaaaatggaatttgaatttatatagtctttttttaattaataacttttaactgtgTTTAAATCTTGATCACGTTTCTCTTTAGAAATTTCGAATTTCTGCTTTGTAGGTTTGAGATTAGTCACATTAGTGCACAATCCacgcaatttaaatatttcagatgtCTTaggtaaaaatgaaatattttaattttcaaatcacGAAATAttgccataaaaaaaaattatatcattaacgATGATAACGGAAACTTCATAATTAATGCGTTCTGTCACGCTATTGTGGTTGATTGTTTTTGATTAATCCACCGATCTTACTGACTGCCAAAGCATGCTTGCATTAATTAGAGGAGATGCACAAttgaaaaattacgaaattaatttaacatctgAAGTCGTTGAAATCAACAGAGAAATTGATTTTAAGAAAAGTCACTTCAGTTGATCACGAAGAACAGGAGTTGTTTtggtatgttaaaaatttaaaaagaaaagtacaGTTTAGctttaacattaattaacatTGAATTTAATGGAAAATTCTTTCAAAGAAACTTGTCCTGATAATCAAGTGAAAAGAAagcaagatattaaaaatattataacaccTTAATGACAAGCACAATATATTTGACATAGAGTTTGATGTACGAAATTAATTCctctaaatcaatttttctaatCGTGAAGAACGAAATAATCgctatatacttatatatatgtacagaaCATCGCCATGAAATATAAATGTCTCGTCATTTGTTCGCAAAACTTTTCTAGCATATGAAAGAGAATACGTGACATGCATTGCTTAATTTAACATCGACGTGAAATACCGCGACATACCGTCACTAAGAGAAAACTGTTCATTACACAGAGCCGATTTTACGATTTTAGTTTCACGAAGAATGCAATCATTGTCGCTTACGTTAATCTCACGGATGTTCAACGCAATACTTTTTAGACACTTCCTCGAAGTTCGTATTCCGTGTACGGTTCACCATCGAAATGCCAACAAAGTGTAAGGTAAGAATTTTATAAGGTCGCCTTACCTCCTTTCTTTGgattgatataaaaaagaaacaaatcgCGAATACCGGTTATTCTACATTAGTCCTAACAGTCTAGATTTTTGGTTTTAAAGTTCGACAAATCattcatgtttttatttatcataattgctATTTTAAACGTGTAGTATTCTCAAATTCGGGAATTCTCGTTGATTCTGTAAAttgattcaaaaatttcgaagctgtctcattttataatttaaaaatatttatttgaatagaatttgtttttagaaaAGTATATATAGTGTCGTGTATGTTACGATTTGATTAATTTCCAACCATCCAAATTGCCCgtaacatacatacatattaaaatttttctttttctgaatGAATAAGGGATTAAAatgagtattattttatatgaattttttttatttgataataagaaatgtatttttattcggattaattacaattatgtaataaataatattgtatcgtGTGTTAGTCCTATATATCAGTTTGATAACTCACATTAACGtttcttattaaaatgttatcgTATCACACTCATGccatatttacaaaatattcaattatgaAAGAAATACTAAAGTTTATCTCGTAAAGgaaatataattagaataagatttattttcacTAACATACAAGTGGTCAAAGAAGAGATTTgatttagataatttataaactCACATGCATCCATGCGTTCCACGTGCTCACTACCTATTCTATATCTACTTATTCTTTACATAAAggaaatataacataaatataacataaaagaaattaagataTAATTGCATGCTAgcgttattttatatcaattgcGTGCAAAATAAGATCTTTGATTACTTCTAATTTTGTATTAAGGTGGGAAAGTCATATAATCGACCGGaaaaaaaagctgattttcataaattttttgcgTCACAAGATTTTTAATGAACCGTTCACTTTTTTCACGTATTTCTTACAATTCGTATatgcagaaaaaaattgtttaaaccaAATTAGTTCAAATATGGCGGCGTAATGACGCtcgtaaaaaaatagtttagatatttattcTTGAAAGTTTCATAAGCTCTTTCGGTGAAGAATTTAGTTAGAAAAATAAACGTGCACCGTTTCAGCTATATTGatcgaatattattttaattatattgcacGCCATTTTGAAAGAcgtagtttcgagaaaaacgctttcaaaatttgaaacacACGTGACTATCTACTGGACACGTATAAACTTATCTGTATAAGATTGTTAATATGTTGATCTCCAATATGAGgacttgaaatttgaattcttgaaatgtatatatatatatatatatatatatataaatgcaatagaaaaaaattaatttttacgtgaCCTTCCCCCcttaacaatacttttttttataaatgtatagaatataatataaaattatataatagcaataaaaaaatcacaatgcatcttaaaattataatctagAAAAGTGATAAAGCGAACTATTGACCCAgttgttacaattaaaaaatttagtatgtTACAATgatctattttctatttaaagacccaagaaaaagttaaatttgaaataaaataaaagtatcataattttatacatgtcgATTTCATAGAACATTTTTATCCTAGCAAATATGATGACATCGATTTGTTGTGAGTCTCTTATTATTAGAGACTAAGACATAATAGAGTGTAAAAACATTGAAATGTCACATATCGATGATGTTGTTTAAATTCGTTTGAAAGATCGTTATTTTTGACCAAATATATACGTTactagtaaaataaattttattaattagtataacatttaaaaatacgcACGATAAAATTACGAGCAAAAAGTACactagtaaatataaataagaaaattgagataaattttaattcaattattttatctaatatattacatttttacactgagaaaaaaagttgttgaatgactaaatttttcaatttgattaaatttctttaattcaaatatttatgtatttaactcaaatacatataatatttaaactttaatttaagcatttcagatttaacttaaatacataaatattaaaattaaagaaatttaatcaaattgaaaatttaagtcaagttaacaatttttttcctcaatgcatattttataaatcttcaGACAAACGTATTGAATAATTACATACCAAGAAAATCAATCTTGTTATACAAAGAGCAAGTGATATTCAACTGTACACAGTCCGTCACAGTCTACGATTCATGACTGATTCGCACTGATACCTCAGAGAGGAAGCAACCGGCATGAAGAAGTGATAAGTGGGGCGAACGAAGTCGAAACCACTACCGATGACGTTTTCGTCCGATTTTCGGGGACGTGTTTCCTACAAATTTGAATATAACTGTTAtagacatttattatttatgatttttctcGTTATTGTTCGTCTGTAAGTTTCTGCGACTGTAATCACATTTgtgcgttacttttttaaagaCTGCATTTAATATGcgaatatttatatcataatttttttctgaaatcaataaatttgatttttcgcGAGACATGTGGAGTTTCCTAAGCAGgtataattacaaatacaaatttttttcaaaaaacgcaACGCTAGCACTGTGCCtctataaataataagagaaaaaaaatattgcacttacTGAATctggaaatttttatttcagcttTTCATGGACTCTATGTGATTAAACTTTATCAACGTGTCTCGCAAAAGGTTAATCATTATGGTgcctaaaaatataaagaaaaacgtataaatattttaatactaattcaTATTGTTTTAAACAAGTGGCATCTCGAAAGCTTAAATATTACAGAAGCGGACTTTGCTTTCTACGAACGTAACATGTGCTTTCGTCGACTCAACAATGGAGATACCGTAATATTTGGACAAGAGAAATTTTGTATGAAATGAAAAGTAGCACACAAATTCAGAACGCTCGAAAATCAACGAAACGAGAAAAAGAAAGTAAGTACAATGATATttcaatgattttatttaaatattttttttatttttgagaggaaaggtatattttattaaaggaatattcctttaataaaatatacctttcctctcaaaaataaaaaaaaaatatttaaataaaatgatatgatTTGCACAGGTGTCATTTTTAAATAGGGAAAGATCGTGAATTGACAACAATTTGTTATTCAAAAACTAAATTCTttgtacatttacatatatgGTAAGGCAAATATCGTAAAGTTTAAAGcattaacacaatttttaaattcaaaaattcgcAGAATAAAAAGCTAAACAGACAAGATTACTTTGCAGATCTGTGCAAAGATTTTGTTACGTGCTTGTGGATTCTATTAGCCAGATCAATTTTTACCTATAATTCCGAAACGTTTTATACacacaagaaaaaagaaagaaaataaatctaGTAGTAGTGATAATAAGAACCAAACAGCAGTtactgaaaataaatgttttatcgactaaataaatttatagcaaTTGCCAGAAACGGaagtaatttgataaataattataacgaggaattaattaattttcctcATATAACTAGGTTTATACAGATGTAATTTAcgctaagaaaaaaaataagcgaATACAATCGGAACGATATTTATTACAGAAAGATTACAAGATTATATTCAGgactataaacattttaaacgcACGGCCCATCTGCCGTGATTTAGGACGTAGGGATTTCCCGTTTAatcgtgaaaaatattatttacattgcacATATATCACTAGCGTTACTATCAAACGAGCGGACAGTTGGTCGTTGAGAACTCTCCGCGAAAGGCCGTTCTGAATGAAGAGAAATACAACCTTATCCAGAATTGGAAACgttattacgaaaaaaataacgcgttaccgttactcgttactgattttaaaaaatgcgttatCGTTACCGTTACTTTAAAAGTAAtggttcgttttttttttgtaatgctatagtaagttattagattttaaaattacatttgatatataatcaatattaaatgtaataataaatattaaaacttgaaactcTCCAAGTTATTCTGTATGTAGAGCACAAGCTTTTCTTTCTGTTaaacttatctaataatttttccaattctttatttaattaatatatttcctttttacataaattcagattaaacattaatgtaatttttttaaacattaatgtaactattaaaaatgCACTCCAATAATTCCAGCATTGAAAATTTATagcatatatgtaaattattcaataccAACAATTGCTATCAAAATACAAACTTCACTAAATTTAAGATTGGTtttctttgttctgatttttttaattctaattcaaTCTCAACCTCAATCTCTGATAAGGATAATAGAAAACAAAAGTAACGATTAAATTCGTTACCATTATTGTAAgaatgtaacaatattattgttatagacagaaaaaagtaacgaaaacggTACCTGCGctacaagtaacgcgttactttccaACTCTGACCTCATCTCAACACGATCGTCTTTCCCGACGCGTAAAGAAGTGGTTCTCAAGGATTTCTACAGC
The Solenopsis invicta isolate M01_SB chromosome 16, UNIL_Sinv_3.0, whole genome shotgun sequence genome window above contains:
- the LOC105203131 gene encoding fatty-acid amide hydrolase 2-A, giving the protein MLVEIIIKYALFLLRCLLGPFYKLQSLKKRRRCPPIVDRILLLSATEIAQKIRKKEISSEEVITAYVKRCKEVNPLINAIVEDRFDVAIQEAREIDNFLQSTIIDEEKIASEKPLLGLPVTIKESIAVQGMSYTVGVKDDPSKATKDADVVARIRKAGGIPLLVSNTPELCMWWHTFNKVTGTTRNPYDTRKSPGGSSGGEAALVGSGASILSLVSDIGGSARLPALFCGVFGHKPTPTWISVEGHKPGSSDKNWPLFFAIGSMVRYATDLPLLLSVMSQSDEAKITFNRKVCLKDMRFFYMDNYGPMPPSMTADVKNSIYKLVQYLETIGIKVQHVNLESMKWSFRLSCIMLLRIKGVYSMFNRSDNPKKSKKVLTETLKYLFCMSPHSFPAIFYGITKTIADSFPESTYKKMMALRTRLKKQFEELLGNDGVLICPSFSSSAIYPQESVYNINNCPYMMIFNVLGFPVTQCPLGFDKNQMPIGLQIAANPGCDHLTIAVAQEIERTFGGWRAPQDKKIHL